The following DNA comes from Camelus dromedarius isolate mCamDro1 chromosome 6, mCamDro1.pat, whole genome shotgun sequence.
TCGAGGGCCGGTGCCAAGGCCGCGGGCGAGAGCAGTAAGTACAAAATCAAGAAGCAGCTGTCGGAGCAGGACCTACAGCAATTGCGGCTGAAGATCAACGGACGGGAGCGCAAGCGGATGCACGACCTGAACCTCGCCATGGACGGGCTGCGCGAGGTCATGCCCTACGCTCACGGGCCCTCGGTGCGCAAGCTCTCCAAGATCGCCACTCTCCTGCTGGCCAGAAACTACATCCTCATGCTCACCAGCTCCCTGGAGGAGATGAAGAGGTTGGTTGGTGAGATCTACGGGGGCCACCACTCGGCCTTCCATTGCGGGAGCGTGGGCCACTCGGCCGGCCATCCAGCGCACGCCGCCAACGCCGTGCACCCGGTGCACCCCATCCTGGGCGGCGCGCTCTCGTCCGGCAATGCTTCGTCACCGCTGTCCGCCGCCTCTCTGCCCGCCATCGGCACCATCCGGCCTCCGCACTCGCTGCTCAAAGCGCCTTCCACTCCGCCCGCACTGCAGTTGGGCAGTGGCTTCCAGCACTGGGCCGGCCTGCCTTGCCCCTGCACCATCTGCCAGATGCCGCCGCCACCGCACCTGTCTGCTCTCTCCACTGCCAACATGGCCCGGCTGTCGGCCGAGTCCAAGGACTTGCTCAAGTGAGCAGCAGGCCCTCCCGGCTGCGGAGGATGAGGGGAGAGCGGCGGCGGGAGGGGTAGAGGTGCCGGGccgggagggaagagggaggctggGCGCACGGCCGGCTGCAGAGCGGGTACGCGGGGCGCCGAGGCCTCTCACACCGTCTGAGAGATCTCAGACCCCACTTGACACGCAGAGGGAAAGGACTAAAATCAAACTGCAATTTCTAAGTGGTAGCGAAGGGGGACTCGAACCAGACGTCGTATGTCTTGCATGCATGCTTCTTTTCTCCATGCCGCGCCAGTATTTCTCACTGCCATGTGCTCTTGTCAAAACTGCATTTGTTGTGTAAAGACGGGGTCGGTGTAGTTAAAAAGTTGCGAAGGGACTTTAGAGTTGGCTTTCTCTGGCTCTGTGTTCTCACCTTAGAAAAAATCAACATCCCTTTTGTCgagagaaatgtaaatatttctttgagatgGATGCAGTTTTGATTGTCTACCCTCTCCACGGTTGTTCTTCTAGAGACAATGTGCGGGGAGGGAGAGAATCAAGACTCACGTTTTAAATTTCACCTCCGGTCCAGGGCATGACATCTCTCACGGGGGTTTTCCTTAAGACGCAGTGTAGGTCGAAAGAGTGCATGCACGCTTCTAAATGAATCTCGTCTAAACATGTTGTGCAGGCCGTAATGCCATTTTCCTTGTAACAAGGATTTATTAGTGAATTCTCCGAAGTACCCCATATATCTGTCTGTGGTTGTAGGAAATGAAAAAGGGGGCAGAGTGCAAAGACCCAAACTCACGC
Coding sequences within:
- the OLIG3 gene encoding oligodendrocyte transcription factor 3 encodes the protein MDEMYLRDHHHRHHHHQESRLNSVSSTQSDMVQKMPGESLSRAGAKAAGESSKYKIKKQLSEQDLQQLRLKINGRERKRMHDLNLAMDGLREVMPYAHGPSVRKLSKIATLLLARNYILMLTSSLEEMKRLVGEIYGGHHSAFHCGSVGHSAGHPAHAANAVHPVHPILGGALSSGNASSPLSAASLPAIGTIRPPHSLLKAPSTPPALQLGSGFQHWAGLPCPCTICQMPPPPHLSALSTANMARLSAESKDLLK